Proteins found in one Nomascus leucogenys isolate Asia unplaced genomic scaffold, Asia_NLE_v1 001206F_48308_qpd_obj, whole genome shotgun sequence genomic segment:
- the LOC115833807 gene encoding histone deacetylase 4-like — SLHLGHHCRKTPDHLFMRSLLFPRKGSMILLPSPTRGVEEDFENGGHADRQRVCPGRVLVSSGFDAVEATHASRGYNLSARCFGYLTKQLMGLAGGRIVLALEGGHDLTAICDASEACVSALLGNELDPLPEKVLQQRPNANAVRSMEKVMEIHSKYWRCLQRATSTVGRSLIEAQTCENEEAETVTAMASLSVGVKPAEKRPDEEPMEEEPPL; from the exons GCTCCTTGCACCTGGGCCATCATTGCAGGAAGACACCAGACCACCTTTTCATGAGGTCCTTGCTGTTCCCCAGGAAAGGGAGCATGATTCTGCTCCCCTCACCCACGAGAGGAGTTGAAGAGGACTTTGAA AACGGTGGTCATGCCGATCGCCAGCGAGTTTGCCCCGGACGTGTGCTGGTGTCATCAGGCTTCGACGCTGTGGAGGCCACCCACGCCTCTCGGGGCTACAACCTCTCTGCCAGAT GCTTCGGGTACCTGACGAAGCAGCTGATGGGCCTGGCTGGCGGCCGGATTGTCCTGGCCCTCGAGGGAGGCCACGACCTGACTGCCATTTGCGATGCCTCCGAAGCATGTGTTTCTGCCTTGCTGGGAAATGAG CTTGATCCTCTCCCAGAAAAGGTCTTACAGCAAAGACCCAACGCAAACGCTGTCCGCTCCATGGAGAAAGTCATGGAGATCCATA GCAAGTACTGGCGCTGCCTGCAGCGCGCAACCTCCACAGTGGGGCGTTCTCTGATCGAGGCTCAGACTTGCGAGAACGAAGAAGCCGAGACGGTCACCGCCATGGCCTCGCTGTCCGTGGGCGTGAAGCCTGCCGAAAAGAG ACCAGACGAGGAGCCCATGGAAGAGGAGCCGCCCCTGTAG